The genomic segment gCATCATCCATCACCGATCCATGATCCACCATCTCgttttccttgattttttttctacataaaaGATGAGATCACCACCATACCATCCATACAAAATTATCTAATAGCAAATAAAAAAGGGCAAACAATGGTCCATTATccatttagagagagagagagagctctctttaaagataaaaagagagtaTTTGCCCCCGTGACCCACACTCATATAGACCCACCCAACTCAACACGATGATGACGTGGACAAGCTCCTACGTGTTTACACCAACGAAACGTTCATGGTCCTCCCTGgctttttcatcatcatctcactctctctctctcttctctcatcttttttttactcttgaatcttggatcaatctcctttttttttttaattttgttgtgtGGCTTTTGGATCGAAGAAAGAGATCAATCCTactgtttatgttttttgtttgtttgtttactgtagctttttttttttttttttgtgtctttcaATTTCTTGATCCACCCGTTCGTTCGTTCGTGGATTCTGTTAATCCCGATGGCGATCAAAGAGGAGACAGAGGAGAGTTGCGGAAGCAGAGCCGTCGTTGCTTCTGTATCTAAAGAAAACCCTAGACAGCATCGTATGAAACTCGAGGTCTACGGTGAGGTTCTTCAGCGTATTCAAGAATTCAATTACGAAGAAGCTAATTTCCCTGGTTTTGATGATCAGCTCTGGCTTCACTTCAATCGTCTCCCTGCTCGGTATTCTTAAATaacatggattttttttttttttttgtcattttcttgtCTGAATGTAAACTGGTTATTACCACGTGTTTTTGTAGGTTCGCTCTTAGTCACTTTTCCTCGTTTAGTTagtactgatgatgatgatgcaagtttacttatgttttgttgtCTTAAAGATATGCTCTGGATGTAAATGTTGAGAGGGCAGAAGATGTTCTTACTCATCAGAGGTTACTGAAGTTAGCTGAAGATCCTGCTACTAGACCTGTTTTTGAAGTTCGTTGTGTTCAGGTTTGATTAAAGCTTTGATTCGTGTTTGATACTGAAATCTTTTGTTTGAATTAGCTGCATGGTACTCTTACTGACTTGACTAGTCCTCCTTGTGTTTCCTTCCTTACAGGTTTCTCCCACGTTGAATGGTAATTCTGGTGACGCTGATTCTTCAGATCCTGCGGTTAAGGAAGATGCTCAAAGCTCTTACAACTCGAGCAGGTAGGGATCTATGCTGTTCTATAGATATTTTGGCTGATCTTTAGAGTTTTTCAGTAAcattactacttttttttttttttgcttcctgTTAAAAAAGGGTTCTTGCACCTCCAACTTTTGGTTCTTCTCCTAATTTTGAGGCTCTTACACAAGCATACAAAGATCAtgctgaagatgatgatagtGCTGTCAATGCACACTTGCCTAATTCTCGGTGAAATTTCTTCTGTTATATTGTATTCCTCTAGTCTTGTCTGCATATAATTACTGAGAAATACTCTGTAGCTTGGAATCGTCCTCTCATATGTGGTGACATTATGATCCCTTTCCTATCTTATAGACCGATGCACGAAATCACCTTTTCAACAATAGACAAGCCGAAACTCCTTAGTCAGGTTGGTTGATACAttgttttttccatttcttttatGTCAGCTCTCATAATGGAAAACTTGTGAGTTGGTGTTCTTTAACAATTTCTGTAAATTTCTTCTTAGTTGAGTTGAGTAATGTTTATAATTCCCAAAATACAAATATGTGCATTTTGTTTCCACTGGTTAAATGCACTTTTTAAGTATCCATTAGATACACTGACACAGTTATGTAGAGAATGGGTGGTTGTTTATTCCATTAAGTCAATATCTGAGCGAGAAACTGTCTCTTGTTGCAGTTAACTTCTATGCTTGGTGAACTTGGATTGAATATTCAAGAGGCTCATGCTTTCTCTACCGCTGATGGTTTCTCTCTGGATGTATTCGTTGTTGATGGTTGGTCCCAGGAGGTATAATATCAGTTTTCTGTATGGATCACATCTTTCAGAACCATCATGTGTACTAAGTAAATGACTTTGAAAGATATTGACCATTGAATTAATCACTTTATGTATTAGGTAATTGACTTGTGACTGATGTATTAAGTAGATGACTTTATGTCCCTGTCATCACTAAGCTGGTTGAAAAACTTTATGCACTTTGGAAATACAGGAAACAGAAGGTTTAAAAGATGCATTGGGGAAGGAGATAAGGAAGCTTAAGGTATCTCTTATAATTTTCTTGTCATAAGAATTTATTATCTTCATGTGATACTTTATATATTCTCCATGCCTCATTCTCAGCTTCATTTCTGAAAATGCAACTAATGCTATAAGTAACATTAGCTCGCTCCAAAACTGAATCTGACGCTGTACTGATGTATTGTTGCTATGGTTTGAATCAATTTTGATAGTTGTCATGTCTCCATATTCCACACTGGCTGCTCTGCAGGATCAACCTTGTTCAAAACAGAAGTCTATTACTTTCTTTGAGCATGACAAATCGACCAACGAGCTGCTACCTGCTTGTGTTGAAATACCTACTGATGGAACTGATGAGTGGGAAATTGACATGAAACAACTCAGCATTGAAAAAAAAGTGGCATGTGGATCATATGGGGAACTGTGAGTTTTAGTATTCcaaaattctcttctttttaaacAGTGTTAGGAAGTTAACAAATGTAGAATTCTTGATGGCTATGCAGATTTAGAGGAACCTATTGTAGTCAGGAGGTAGCCATCAAAATTCTCAAGCCTGAGCGTGTAAATGCGGAAATGCTACGAGAGTTTTCTCAGGAAGTGTATATAATGAGGTGCCCCCTCATTTTTGTACAACTAACGTccattaaaaaaagttgaaattcaGAGACATGCACTAATTTTCTCAGTAGAGGACGGTTCTTACTGAATTTCCTATTTGTAGGAAAGTTCGGCATAAAAATGTTGTCCAGTTTATCGGTGCATGCACACGATCACCAAACCTCTGCATTGTGACGGGTAAGTTGTCAGTAGATTCTGAATAGGTAACTGGTTCCATCgaagattgtttatttttctgttgGTTCTGTATCTTCATGCATGGTGAGAAAGTTGTTTCAGCAAGACATTGAGGTTCGGGTTCCTATAGATTCTTCtttagtatatactatataataccCTAACATTTCATTTGCTAGTTTTGGCTTTCTATATGCATTCATGGTCAGCTGATTTTATGCTTTTTGTACCAGAGTTCATGACTCGGGGGAGCCTCTATGACTTTCTTCACAAACACAAAGgcgtttttaaaattcaatctTTGCTTAAAGTGGCACTTGACGTCGCTAAAGGAATGAACTATCTGCATCAGAACAATATCATTCATAGAGACCTTAAGACTGCTAATCTTCTTATGGACGAACATGAAGTAAGCCTCAATCTTTGGCCACAGTTTATGTAGTCTTTCCACCTTCTGTCTCCGCAAAATTCTTTTCATTTGAACAGAACAGAGGTGCATGTCTTTAAATTCTACATAATATTGAAACAGGTCGTCAAGGTTGCCGATTTTGGGGTTGCCAGAGTGCAGACTGAGTCAGGGGTCATGACAGCTGAAACAGGGACATACCGATGGATGGCACCAGAGGTATTATActtctttgtcttgtttttattattttttggcttTCCGTGCTTTTGACACTAGACTTTGTGAACTCAGGTCATTGAGCACAAACCTTATGATCACAGGGCAGATGTTTTTAGCTACGCGATTGTGCTGTGGGAACTTTTGACTGGTGAAGTAAGATTCTTAATGAgtgaaaacattttttgtttttaacttttgctAGAAAGTTGCTAAACTCGTTATCTTTTGTGTGTTAAACTTTTGCTAGAAAGTTGCTAAACTCGTTATCTTTTGTGTGTTAATGAATACAGCTGCCATACGNTAGTCCTCCTTGTGTTTCCTTCCTTACAGGTTTCTCCCACGTTGAATGGTAATTCTGGTGACGCTGATTCTTCAGATCCTGCGGTTAAGGAAGATGCTCAAAGCTCTTACAACTCGAGCAGGTAGGGATCTATGCTGTTCTATAGATATTTTGGCTGATCTTTAGAGTTTTTCAGTAAcattactacttttttttttttttgcttcctgTTAAAAAAGGGTTCTTGCACCTCCAACTTTTGGTTCTTCTCCTAATTTTGAGGCTCTTACACAAGCATACAAAGATCAtgctgaagatgatgatagtGCTGTCAATGCACACTTGCCTAATTCTCGGTGAAATTTCTTCTGTTATATTGTATTCCTCTAGTCTTGTCTGCATATAATTACTGAGAAATACTCTGTAGCTTGGAATCGTCCTCTCATATGTGGTGACATTATGATCCCTTTCCTATCTTATAGACCGATGCACGAAATCACCTTTTCAACAATAGACAAGCCGAAACTCCTTAGTCAGGTTGGTTGATACAttgttttttccatttcttttatGTCAGCTCTCATAATGGAAAACTTGTGAGTTGGTGTTCTTTAACAATTTCTGTAAATTTCTTCTTAGTTGAGTTGAGTAATGTTTATAATTCCCAAAATACAAATATGTGCATTTTGTTTCCACTGGTTAAATGCACTTTTTAAGTATCCATTAGATACACTGACACAGTTATGTAGAGAATGGGTGGTTGTTTATTCCATTAAGTCAATATCTGAGCGAGAAACTGTCTCTTGTTGCAGTTAACTTCTATGCTTGGTGAACTTGGATTGAATATTCAAGAGGCTCATGCTTTCTCTACCGCTGATGGTTTCTCTCTGGATGTATTCGTTGTTGATGGTTGGTCCCAGGAGGTATAATATCAGTTTTCTGTATGGATCACATCTTTCAGAACCATCATGTGTACTAAGTAAATGACTTTGAAAGATATTGACCATTGAATTAATCACTTTATGTATTAGGTAATTGACTTGTGACTGATGTATTAAGTAGATGACTTTATGTCCCTGTCATCACTAAGCTGGTTGAAAAACTTTATGCACTTTGGAAATACAGGAAACAGAAGGTTTAAAAGATGCATTGGGGAAGGAGATAAGGAAGCTTAAGGTATCTCTTATAATTTTCTTGTCATAAGAATTTATTATCTTCATGTGATACTTTATATATTCTCCATGCCTCATTCTCAGCTTCATTTCTGAAAATGCAACTAATGCTATAAGTAACATTAGCTCGCTCCAAAACTGAATCTGACGCTGTACTGATGTATTGTTGCTATGGTTTGAATCAATTTTGATAGTTGTCATGTCTCCATATTCCACACTGGCTGCTCTGCAGGATCAACCTTGTTCAAAACAGAAGTCTATTACTTTCTTTGAGCATGACAAATCGACCAACGAGCTGCTACCTGCTTGTGTTGAAATACCTACTGATGGAACTGATGAGTGGGAAATTGACATGAAACAACTCAGCATTGAAAAAAAAGTGGCATGTGGATCATATGGGGAACTGTGAGTTTTAGTATTCcaaaattctcttctttttaaacAGTGTTAGGAAGTTAACAAATGTAGAATTCTTGATGGCTATGCAGATTTAGAGGAACCTATTGTAGTCAGGAGGTAGCCATCAAAATTCTCAAGCCTGAGCGTGTAAATGCGGAAATGCTACGAGAGTTTTCTCAGGAAGTGTATATAATGAGGTGCCCCCTCATTTTTGTACAACTAACGTccattaaaaaaagttgaaattcaGAGACATGCACTAATTTTCTCAGTAGAGGACGGTTCTTACTGAATTTCCTATTTGTAGGAAAGTTCGGCATAAAAATGTTGTCCAGTTTATCGGTGCATGCACACGATCACCAAACCTCTGCATTGTGACGGGTAAGTTGTCAGTAGATTCTGAATAGGTAACTGGTTCCATCgaagattgtttatttttctgttgGTTCTGTATCTTCATGCATGGTGAGAAAGTTGTTTCAGCAAGACATTGAGGTTCGGGTTCCTATAGATTCTTCtttagtatatactatataataccCTAACATTTCATTTGCTAGTTTTGGCTTTCTATATGCATTCATGGTCAGCTGATTTTATGCTTTTTGTACCAGAGTTCATGACTCGGGGGAGCCTCTATGACTTTCTTCACAAACACAAAGgcgtttttaaaattcaatctTTGCTTAAAGTGGCACTTGACGTCGCTAAAGGAATGAACTATCTGCATCAGAACAATATCATTCATAGAGACCTTAAGACTGCTAATCTTCTTATGGACGAACATGAAGTAAGCCTCAATCTTTGGCCACAGTTTATGTAGTCTTTCCACCTTCTGTCTCCGCAAAATTCTTTTCATTTGAACAGAACAGAGGTGCATGTCTTTAAATTCTACATAATATTGAAACAGGTCGTCAAGGTTGCCGATTTTGGGGTTGCCAGAGTGCAGACTGAGTCAGGGGTCATGACAGCTGAAACAGGGACATACCGATGGATGGCACCAGAGGTATTATActtctttgtcttgtttttattattttttggcttTCCGTGCTTTTGACACTAGACTTTGTGAACTCAGGTCATTGAGCACAAACCTTATGATCACAGGGCAGATGTTTTTAGCTACGCGATTGTGCTGTGGGAACTTTTGACTGGTGAAGTAAGATTCTTAATGAgtgaaaacattttttgtttttaacttttgctAGAAAGTTGCTAAACTCGTTATCTTTTGTGTGTTAAACTTTTGCTAGAAAGTTGCTAAACTCGTTATCTTTTGTGTGTTAATGAATACAGCTGCCATACGCTTACTTGACTCCACTGCAAGCTGCTGTTGGCGTTGTCCAAAAGGTATCATGTTTATAGGGATTTACAGTTATTTCTTGTGCCTTGTTGAGAGGCTTTAGCACAATGACTTGTATTATTTAACAGGGACTTCGACCAAAGATTCCAAAGCAAACACACCCAAAGNttttttttttgcttcctgTTAAAAAAGGGTTCTTGCACCTCCAACTTTTGGTTCTTCTCCTAATTTTGAGGCTCTTACACAAGCATACAAAGATCAtgctgaagatgatgatagtGCTGTCAATGCACACTTGCCTAATTCTCGGTGAAATTTCTTCTGTTATATTGTATTCCTCTAGTCTTGTCTGCATATAATTACTGAGAAATACTCTGTAGCTTGGAATCGTCCTCTCATATGTGGTGACATTATGATCCCTTTCCTATCTTATAGACCGATGCACGAAATCACCTTTTCAACAATAGACAAGCCGAAACTCCTTAGTCAGGTTGGTTGATACAttgttttttccatttcttttatGTCAGCTCTCATAATGGAAAACTTGTGAGTTGGTGTTCTTTAACAATTTCTGTAAATTTCTTCTTAGTTGAGTTGAGTAATGTTTATAATTCCCAAAATACAAATATGTGCATTTTGTTTCCACTGGTTAAATGCACTTTTTAAGTATCCATTAGATACACTGACACAGTTATGTAGAGAATGGGTGGTTGTTTATTCCATTAAGTCAATATCTGAGCGAGAAACTGTCTCTTGTTGCAGTTAACTTCTATGCTTGGTGAACTTGGATTGAATATTCAAGAGGCTCATGCTTTCTCTACCGCTGATGGTTTCTCTCTGGATGTATTCGTTGTTGATGGTTGGTCCCAGGAGGTATAATATCAGTTTTCTGTATGGATCACATCTTTCAGAACCATCATGTGTACTAAGTAAATGACTTTGAAAGATATTGACCATTGAATTAATCACTTTATGTATTAGGTAATTGACTTGTGACTGATGTATTAAGTAGATGACTTTATGTCCCTGTCATCACTAAGCTGGTTGAAAAACTTTATGCACTTTGGAAATACAGGAAACAGAAGGTTTAAAAGATGCATTGGGGAAGGAGATAAGGAAGCTTAAGGTATCTCTTATAATTTTCTTGTCATAAGAATTTATTATCTTCATGTGATACTTTATATATTCTCCATGCCTCATTCTCAGCTTCATTTCTGAAAATGCAACTAATGCTATAAGTAACATTAGCTCGCTCCAAAACTGAATCTGACGCTGTACTGATGTATTGTTGCTATGGTTTGAATCAATTTTGATAGTTGTCATGTCTCCATATTCCACACTGGCTGCTCTGCAGGATCAACCTTGTTCAAAACAGAAATCTATTACTTTCTTTGAGCATGACAAATCGACCAACGAGCTGCTACCTGCTTGTGTTGAAATACCTACTGATGG from the Camelina sativa cultivar DH55 chromosome 12, Cs, whole genome shotgun sequence genome contains:
- the LOC104733049 gene encoding serine/threonine-protein kinase STY17-like; translation: MAIKEETEESCGSRAVVASVSKENPRQHRMKLEVYGEVLQRIQEFNYEEANFPGFDDQLWLHFNRLPARYALDVNVERAEDVLTHQRLLKLAEDPATRPVFEVRCVQVSPTLNGNSGDADSSDPAVKEDAQSSYNSSRVLAPPTFGSSPNFEALTQAYKDHAEDDDSAVNAHLPNSRPMHEITFSTIDKPKLLSQLTSMLGELGLNIQEAHAFSTADGFSLDVFVVDGWSQEETEGLKDALGKEIRKLKDQPCSKQKSITFFEHDKSTNELLPACVEIPTDGTDEWEIDMKQLSIEKKVACGSYGELFRGTYCSQEVAIKILKPERVNAEMLREFSQEVYIMRKVRHKNVVQFIGACTRSPNLCIVTEFMTRGSLYDFLHKHKGVFKIQSLLKVALDVAKGMNYLHQNNIIHRDLKTANLLMDEHEVVKVADFGVARVQTESGVMTAETGTYRWMAPEVIEHKPYDHRADVFSYAIVLWELLTGELPYAYLTPLQAAVGVVQKGLRPKIPKQTHPKXFFLLPVKKGFLHLQLLSCLHIITEKYSVAWNRPLICGDIMIPFLSYRPMHEITFSTIDKPKLLSQLTSMLGELGLNIQEAHAFSTADGFSLDVFVVDGWSQEETEGLKDALGKEIRKLKVSLIIFLS